A window from Synechococcus sp. RSCCF101 encodes these proteins:
- a CDS encoding transposase — MSKRRTHSPEFKAKVAMEAISGRKTIQEIAADHAIHPIQVSQWKKQLLDGASDLFTRGRKSKDKEDGQAREAELFQQIGRLQMELEWLKKKSQLL, encoded by the coding sequence ATGAGCAAGCGCCGAACCCACAGCCCTGAGTTCAAGGCCAAAGTCGCCATGGAGGCGATCAGCGGCCGCAAGACGATCCAGGAGATCGCCGCTGACCACGCGATTCACCCGATCCAGGTGAGCCAGTGGAAGAAACAGCTCCTGGACGGGGCGAGCGATCTGTTCACCAGAGGCAGGAAGAGCAAGGACAAGGAGGACGGTCAGGCCAGGGAGGCGGAGCTGTTCCAGCAGATCGGCCGCCTGCAGATGGAGCTGGAGTGGCTCAAAAAAAAGTCTCAGCTCCTGTGA
- a CDS encoding transposase family protein, which yields MPQIASAATDLDLITYLRAIPDARMRRGVRIPAWYLLLVAVLGILSRCESLRDLERFARRHHAVLIEALGIELRRPPSDSAFRYFFLQVDVTAVCDAIRDWTIAQIPDDAADLDQLVCDGKTLRGSAEPTAGGGSAFIAQVTLYSAALGVAIAQTCTATGEDHERAVLRRLLGELDLGGVLVQADALHTQKPFFGSSRSREPTSC from the coding sequence GTGCCCCAGATCGCCTCTGCCGCAACTGATCTCGACCTGATCACCTACCTCCGGGCTATTCCTGATGCCCGCATGCGCCGGGGCGTTCGCATCCCGGCCTGGTACCTGCTCCTGGTTGCGGTTCTCGGAATCCTGAGCCGTTGCGAGAGCCTCCGGGATCTGGAGCGCTTTGCCCGGCGCCATCACGCTGTTCTCATCGAGGCGCTTGGGATCGAACTGCGGCGCCCACCGTCTGATTCCGCCTTCCGCTACTTCTTCCTGCAGGTGGATGTCACGGCCGTCTGCGATGCCATTCGCGACTGGACGATCGCTCAGATCCCTGATGATGCGGCCGATCTCGATCAGCTGGTGTGTGACGGCAAGACGTTGCGGGGCTCGGCAGAGCCCACCGCTGGCGGTGGCTCGGCCTTCATTGCCCAGGTGACGCTCTACTCCGCGGCCCTGGGCGTGGCGATTGCTCAGACCTGCACCGCCACAGGCGAGGACCACGAGCGGGCTGTCCTCAGGAGGCTGCTTGGAGAGCTCGACCTCGGCGGTGTGCTGGTTCAGGCCGACGCACTCCACACGCAGAAACCGTTTTTCGGCAGCTCCAGGAGCAGGGAGCCGACTTCCTGCTGA
- a CDS encoding glycosyltransferase — MAWLELTLRVPSSSAISHLFRLSLPGTSESVLIRASNHWPTSTVYFDADGSSAEPAGVAPGLTCLSDPELTASLECRSISPMRAYLGISRQLCADDPATLYTSPAELRGDLEHLPLPERLALLQPIYARHLRERQAPLASADWLELKPLLESATEPPAPEALGPLERQVQQLWRQLATCPAPSEPGERVSIVIPSYGNWQQTLQCLWSLLLDAATASGPALELILMDDCSPEPPPEVFQALEAEPHRHQLRLLRNASNLGYLRSCNAGAARASGAWIVLLNNDTLVCSGWLPPLLATFRRFPAAGLVGPQLLYPNGRLQEAGGIVWADGSAWNYGRDGERNDPAYRFLREVDYISGACLMISRAVLERSGGFDPRYAPAYYEDTDLAMQVRALGLRVYVQPLSQVIHCEGASSGRDPQSGVKRYQLRNQQLFRGKWSSVLEQHQANATKVLQASNRCVGRILILEVTLPTPDQDAGSLYIHNLMVDLRALGYHLTYVPVDNLLDRPDYGDPLRAMGVEVIHHPWISNVEAYLQEQAASFDAVLLCRPQVAERCLDLLREAAPYVPLLYYSHDLHGLRMERQRQLAPDQVSELELQRMDALERRILHAVDVAVLLSEAERQAAEERLQPSCVLAVLPPRVSATRSTVPFAERSDVVFVGGFGHPPNLDAVRFYIEAVMPRLRERGCCPRLHVVGSKPPPELLTLEGEDVVVHGYVADLEALLSRMRLAVLPLRYGAGVKGKVLLAMACGLPMVLTPVAAEGLGLRDGVQARIAADAEAFAAAVQHSYQHDDIWQGLADAAQTHLERGWGQVACQESLRELLQQVHLPARSPADPTPEDGWAPATGAGEEELLAFYTLPG; from the coding sequence TTGGCTTGGCTGGAACTCACGCTCCGTGTGCCCTCCAGCTCGGCCATCAGCCACCTGTTCCGGCTCAGCCTCCCCGGCACCTCCGAGTCGGTGCTGATCCGGGCCAGCAACCACTGGCCCACCAGCACGGTTTATTTCGACGCCGATGGTTCATCCGCTGAGCCAGCAGGGGTGGCCCCTGGCCTCACCTGCCTCTCCGATCCCGAGCTGACGGCCTCGCTGGAGTGCCGGTCCATCAGCCCGATGCGGGCCTACCTGGGCATCAGTCGGCAGCTCTGCGCCGATGATCCGGCCACGCTCTACACCTCACCCGCTGAGCTGCGCGGCGACCTGGAGCATCTGCCGCTGCCGGAGCGACTGGCGCTGCTGCAGCCGATCTACGCCCGCCACCTGCGCGAGCGGCAGGCGCCCCTCGCCTCGGCCGACTGGCTTGAGCTGAAGCCGCTGCTGGAGAGCGCCACCGAACCGCCGGCGCCCGAAGCTCTGGGGCCGCTGGAGCGGCAGGTGCAGCAGCTCTGGCGGCAACTGGCAACGTGCCCGGCGCCCTCGGAGCCAGGGGAGCGGGTGTCGATCGTGATTCCCTCCTACGGCAACTGGCAGCAGACGCTGCAGTGCCTCTGGAGCCTGCTGCTGGATGCGGCCACGGCTTCAGGCCCGGCCCTGGAGCTGATCCTGATGGACGACTGCTCGCCGGAGCCACCGCCGGAGGTGTTTCAGGCTCTCGAAGCCGAACCGCACCGGCACCAGCTGAGGCTGCTGCGCAACGCCAGCAACCTGGGCTACCTGCGCAGCTGCAACGCGGGTGCCGCACGCGCCAGCGGAGCCTGGATCGTGCTGCTCAACAACGACACGCTGGTGTGCAGCGGCTGGTTGCCGCCGCTGCTGGCCACCTTCCGCCGCTTTCCGGCAGCGGGACTGGTGGGGCCGCAGCTGCTCTATCCCAATGGCCGACTGCAGGAGGCGGGCGGGATCGTGTGGGCCGATGGTTCGGCCTGGAACTACGGGCGCGACGGGGAACGCAACGATCCGGCTTACCGCTTCCTGCGGGAGGTGGATTACATCTCCGGCGCCTGCCTGATGATCAGCCGGGCCGTGCTGGAGCGCAGCGGCGGCTTCGATCCGCGCTACGCCCCCGCTTATTACGAAGACACCGACCTGGCCATGCAGGTGCGGGCCCTGGGCCTGCGGGTGTACGTGCAGCCGCTCTCGCAGGTGATCCACTGCGAGGGGGCCTCCAGCGGCCGCGATCCCCAGAGCGGCGTGAAGCGCTACCAGCTCCGCAACCAGCAGCTCTTCCGCGGCAAGTGGAGCTCCGTGCTGGAGCAGCACCAGGCCAACGCCACGAAGGTGCTGCAAGCCTCGAATCGCTGTGTGGGCCGGATCCTCATCCTCGAGGTGACCCTGCCCACCCCCGATCAGGACGCCGGCTCGCTCTACATCCACAACCTGATGGTGGATCTGCGGGCCCTCGGCTACCACCTCACCTACGTGCCGGTGGACAACTTGCTCGACCGGCCCGATTACGGCGATCCGCTGCGGGCGATGGGGGTGGAGGTGATCCACCACCCCTGGATCAGCAACGTGGAGGCCTATCTGCAGGAGCAGGCCGCCAGCTTCGATGCCGTGTTGCTGTGCCGGCCGCAGGTGGCGGAGCGCTGCCTGGATCTGCTGCGGGAAGCAGCGCCCTATGTGCCGCTGCTGTACTACAGCCACGATCTGCATGGCCTGCGGATGGAGCGGCAGCGGCAGCTGGCCCCGGATCAGGTGAGTGAGCTGGAGCTGCAGCGGATGGACGCCCTGGAGCGGCGCATCCTGCACGCGGTGGATGTGGCGGTGCTGCTGAGCGAGGCGGAGCGCCAGGCGGCCGAGGAGCGGCTGCAGCCCAGCTGCGTACTGGCGGTGCTGCCGCCACGGGTTTCGGCCACGCGCTCCACCGTGCCGTTCGCAGAGCGGAGTGATGTGGTGTTCGTGGGCGGCTTCGGGCACCCGCCGAATCTGGATGCGGTGCGCTTCTACATCGAAGCGGTGATGCCGCGGCTGCGGGAGCGTGGCTGCTGCCCGCGCCTGCATGTGGTGGGCTCCAAGCCACCGCCGGAGCTACTCACGCTTGAAGGCGAGGATGTGGTGGTGCACGGCTACGTGGCCGATCTGGAAGCCCTGCTCAGCCGGATGCGGTTGGCGGTGCTGCCGCTGCGCTACGGCGCCGGTGTGAAAGGCAAGGTGCTCCTGGCGATGGCCTGCGGCCTGCCGATGGTGCTGACCCCGGTGGCCGCTGAAGGCCTGGGGCTGCGGGATGGGGTGCAGGCCCGCATCGCGGCCGACGCCGAGGCCTTCGCCGCCGCTGTGCAGCACAGCTACCAGCACGACGACATCTGGCAGGGCCTGGCCGATGCGGCCCAGACGCACCTGGAGCGGGGCTGGGGGCAGGTGGCCTGCCAGGAGAGCCTGAGAGAGCTGTTGCAGCAGGTGCATCTGCCTGCCAGGTCGCCCGCAGATCCGACCCCGGAGGACGGCTGGGCGCCGGCAACAGGCGCGGGGGAGGAGGAGCTCCTGGCCTTCTACACCTTGCCTGGATGA
- a CDS encoding IS3 family transposase yields MSRQCALLGLPRSTLYYRPAPVRSSTLRIMARIDALYLEDPCSGSRRIVAYLAREGIPISRDRVRNLMRRMGLRAIYQKPRTTIPGEPSERFPCLVDIDEIHTVDQVWATDITYIPLQKGFLYLVAIMDLHSRHVLSWRLSNSLDTEFCLDALEMALSTGRRPEIFHSDQGCQFTSAEFVGRLQKEGIRISWSGRKRCYDNILVERLWRTLKYEEVYLHAYSDGWEAEVSLARFLWRYGHVRPHSALGGRTPNQVYNETQPCSSRPGLTMSGAKAVQ; encoded by the coding sequence ATCAGCCGGCAGTGTGCCCTCCTGGGGCTCCCGCGATCCACGCTCTACTACCGACCTGCTCCGGTCCGTTCGTCGACGCTACGGATCATGGCCAGGATTGATGCCCTCTACCTGGAGGATCCCTGCAGCGGCAGCCGACGAATCGTGGCCTACCTGGCCAGGGAAGGGATCCCGATCAGCCGTGACCGCGTGCGAAACCTCATGCGCCGCATGGGTTTACGGGCGATCTACCAGAAACCCCGGACCACGATTCCAGGCGAGCCATCGGAGCGATTCCCCTGCCTGGTGGACATCGATGAGATCCACACCGTGGACCAGGTCTGGGCCACCGATATCACCTACATCCCGCTGCAAAAGGGCTTTCTCTATCTGGTGGCGATCATGGATCTCCACTCAAGGCACGTCCTCAGTTGGAGGCTCTCCAACAGCCTTGACACGGAGTTCTGCCTGGATGCCCTGGAGATGGCCTTATCCACTGGCCGCAGGCCAGAGATCTTCCATTCCGATCAGGGCTGCCAGTTCACCTCTGCTGAGTTCGTCGGCAGGCTGCAGAAGGAGGGAATCAGGATCAGCTGGTCCGGCAGGAAGCGTTGCTACGACAACATCCTTGTCGAGCGACTCTGGAGGACGCTCAAGTATGAGGAGGTCTACCTGCATGCCTACAGCGATGGTTGGGAAGCAGAAGTCAGCCTGGCCCGCTTCCTGTGGAGGTACGGCCATGTGAGACCCCACAGTGCCCTGGGAGGCAGAACTCCCAATCAGGTCTACAATGAGACCCAACCCTGTTCCTCCCGTCCGGGGTTAACGATGTCAGGGGCCAAGGCTGTCCAATAA
- a CDS encoding ISAs1 family transposase → MLTVKANQRTLHRQIRSQFQGKRRIPFTATDHELGHGRDITWSIRAKEAPAHIKENWPGSAWIVEVSATGSRQGKPFQATHRFITSLRTPPKALLQLVRDRWSLESWHWIRDTQLREDNHRYGGNGAGVMATLRTAALNLLRLAGFRSVREGLQVVMHDITTLLAMVRRPPGGTMA, encoded by the coding sequence CTGCTGACGGTCAAAGCCAACCAGCGGACGCTGCATCGTCAGATCCGCAGCCAATTCCAGGGGAAGCGCCGGATCCCTTTCACCGCAACGGATCACGAGCTTGGCCATGGCCGTGACATCACCTGGAGCATCCGGGCGAAAGAGGCACCCGCTCACATCAAGGAGAACTGGCCCGGCAGTGCCTGGATCGTGGAGGTGAGCGCCACCGGCTCCCGCCAGGGCAAGCCGTTTCAGGCCACCCACCGGTTCATCACCAGTCTGCGCACCCCTCCAAAAGCCCTGCTGCAACTGGTCCGTGACCGCTGGAGCCTGGAAAGCTGGCACTGGATCCGGGACACCCAGCTCAGAGAAGACAACCACCGCTACGGCGGCAATGGCGCCGGAGTGATGGCCACGCTGCGCACCGCCGCTCTCAACCTCCTGCGACTGGCTGGATTCCGCTCCGTCCGCGAGGGACTCCAGGTCGTGATGCACGACATCACCACGCTGCTGGCGATGGTCAGGAGGCCACCAGGGGGAACGATGGCGTAG
- a CDS encoding IS3 family transposase encodes MPLTCNQPEFAASPPGQIVPVLADRGLYIDSERSFYRVLHAHGQTHRRGRARPSQGPRPVPCLQARGPNQLWSWDITYLPTRVRGVWLYLYLVIDVWSRKVVAWDVADREESQIAADLVSRACLRERIGKGHRQPLILHADNGNAMRAATLEARLEELGVLRSFSRPRVSNDNPYSESLFRTAKYRPNYPRRPFHSVEEACDWVATFVSWYNHRHRHSGIRFVTPVQRHSGQANAICQRRARVYEQARQRHPRHWSRSTRCWQQPEVVWIQG; translated from the coding sequence ATTCCGCTCACCTGCAACCAGCCGGAGTTCGCAGCGTCGCCGCCGGGCCAGATCGTGCCGGTCCTGGCCGATCGGGGGCTCTATATCGACTCCGAGCGCAGCTTCTATCGGGTGCTCCATGCCCACGGCCAGACCCATCGGCGTGGTCGTGCCCGTCCGTCCCAAGGTCCCCGGCCGGTGCCCTGCCTGCAAGCCAGGGGACCGAATCAGCTCTGGAGCTGGGACATCACCTACCTGCCCACAAGAGTGCGGGGGGTGTGGCTCTATCTCTATCTGGTGATCGATGTCTGGAGCCGCAAGGTGGTGGCCTGGGATGTGGCCGACCGGGAAGAGTCCCAAATCGCCGCTGATCTCGTGAGCAGGGCCTGCCTCAGGGAGCGGATCGGCAAAGGTCACCGTCAACCGTTGATCCTCCATGCCGACAACGGCAATGCCATGAGGGCCGCCACCCTTGAGGCCCGGCTGGAGGAGCTGGGGGTGCTCAGATCCTTTTCCAGGCCGAGGGTCAGCAACGACAACCCCTACTCCGAGTCGCTGTTCCGCACCGCGAAATACCGGCCGAACTACCCGCGGCGTCCGTTCCACAGCGTGGAGGAGGCCTGCGACTGGGTGGCGACGTTCGTGAGCTGGTACAACCACCGGCATCGCCACAGCGGCATCCGGTTCGTCACGCCCGTCCAACGACACAGCGGACAGGCGAACGCCATCTGCCAGCGGCGTGCCCGGGTCTACGAGCAAGCCCGTCAGCGTCACCCACGCCATTGGAGTCGCAGCACGCGCTGCTGGCAGCAGCCGGAGGTGGTCTGGATCCAGGGCTGA